One window of Nocardia nova SH22a genomic DNA carries:
- a CDS encoding MlaD family protein, translating into MKVGAAAWRLGLFAVVMIVVLSVVFTAIKRPVSGDTETHQALFTDANGLKVGDDVRQFGVQVGKVEGISLNGALARVRLSLKTTAPIYDNSHLAIRYQNLTGQRYIDLQQEPKPGTRLPGGHTVGIDHTVPSFDVTSMFNGLKPVLATVSPEAINQFSASMVALIEGDGTQVEPAMAAIGRLASYVDNRQQVIGTLIHNMSDLSDRVGGRVHYLVPLLARLSDIFQELQTNIGGLAQFAMAAPSVLGPLDSLFDALGLQSGTDVDALIHRLFPDPQEAVDVFGKLPALLGGLDAATPKSVAGWKPQCSKGTAELPQVLRIMVAGQQVAVCNG; encoded by the coding sequence ATGAAGGTGGGCGCCGCCGCCTGGCGGCTGGGACTGTTCGCGGTGGTGATGATCGTCGTGCTGTCGGTGGTGTTCACCGCCATCAAGCGGCCGGTGTCCGGCGATACCGAGACCCATCAGGCGCTGTTCACCGATGCCAACGGACTCAAAGTCGGTGACGATGTGCGCCAGTTCGGCGTCCAGGTCGGCAAGGTCGAGGGCATCTCCCTCAACGGCGCGCTGGCGCGAGTCCGGTTGTCGCTGAAGACGACCGCGCCGATCTACGACAACTCGCACCTGGCGATCCGCTATCAGAACCTCACCGGCCAGCGCTACATCGATCTGCAGCAGGAACCGAAGCCCGGGACGCGGCTGCCGGGCGGGCACACCGTCGGCATCGACCACACCGTGCCCTCCTTCGATGTGACCAGTATGTTCAACGGCCTGAAACCCGTGCTGGCCACCGTGTCCCCGGAGGCGATCAACCAGTTCAGCGCCAGTATGGTCGCGCTGATCGAGGGGGACGGCACCCAGGTCGAGCCCGCGATGGCCGCGATCGGGCGGCTGGCGTCCTATGTGGACAACCGCCAGCAGGTGATCGGCACGCTGATCCACAACATGTCCGACCTGTCCGATCGGGTCGGCGGCCGGGTGCATTACCTGGTGCCGCTGCTGGCCCGGCTGAGCGACATCTTCCAGGAACTGCAGACCAATATCGGCGGCCTGGCCCAGTTCGCGATGGCGGCGCCGTCGGTCCTGGGTCCGCTGGACAGCCTGTTCGACGCGCTCGGCCTGCAATCGGGCACCGATGTCGACGCCCTCATCCACCGGCTGTTCCCCGATCCGCAGGAGGCCGTGGACGTCTTCGGCAAGCTGCCCGCCCTGCTGGGCGGACTGGACGCCGCGACACCGAAATCGGTCGCGGGCTGGAAACCGCAGTGCTCCAAGGGAACTGCCGAACTGCCGCAGGTGCTGCGGATCATGGTCGCCGGACAGCAGGTGGCGGTATGCAACGGCTGA
- a CDS encoding MlaD family protein yields the protein MPNYGMPGVAVDKRRSLLVGGVALGLVAAVVIATMAYRGLRSDDSLRIALHTEQIGDGVLTGTPVRVDGVQVGKVEEITPADGGTQRITLRLDRSQLHGIDDSLHVDYAPANLFGISEIELRPGSGGAPLRADSTIELTGRHSGAVYDATMGGLLRGLSQTGNALLTPQMATVISQVAGDVQGFTPLVQALISVAQTITDNQKMPSSELVGRLGPAFDGGGKFAGATIQVLDLIRNIPRLQDNRGSYDAGTAALTDSVLPALANLGTGAGSELSGSTDALAPVLAVLAQLVPHPQQSGADLTELLRRLRTGLHDTPDGPVLDADIDVRGVPVLAPLLGGIR from the coding sequence GTGCCGAACTACGGAATGCCCGGTGTGGCGGTGGACAAGCGGCGCTCACTGCTGGTCGGCGGGGTCGCGCTCGGACTCGTCGCCGCCGTGGTGATCGCGACCATGGCCTATCGCGGACTGCGCTCCGACGACAGCCTGCGCATCGCGCTGCACACCGAACAGATCGGCGACGGTGTGCTCACCGGCACGCCCGTGCGGGTCGACGGTGTGCAGGTCGGCAAGGTGGAAGAGATCACGCCCGCCGACGGCGGCACGCAGCGAATCACCTTGCGGCTGGACCGATCCCAGCTGCACGGCATCGACGACAGTCTGCATGTGGACTACGCCCCGGCGAACCTCTTCGGGATCAGCGAGATCGAGTTGCGGCCCGGTTCCGGTGGCGCACCGCTGCGTGCGGACAGCACCATCGAACTCACCGGGCGGCACTCCGGCGCGGTCTACGACGCGACCATGGGCGGGCTGCTGCGCGGGCTGTCGCAGACCGGCAATGCCCTGCTCACACCGCAGATGGCGACGGTGATCTCACAGGTGGCCGGTGATGTGCAGGGGTTCACACCGCTGGTGCAGGCTTTGATCTCGGTGGCGCAGACCATCACCGACAACCAGAAGATGCCCAGCTCCGAACTGGTGGGTCGGCTCGGTCCGGCCTTCGACGGCGGCGGCAAGTTCGCCGGAGCCACCATCCAGGTCCTCGACCTGATCCGCAATATCCCACGGCTGCAGGACAATCGGGGCTCCTACGATGCCGGGACCGCCGCGCTCACCGATTCGGTACTGCCCGCACTGGCGAACCTCGGCACCGGCGCGGGCAGCGAATTGTCCGGCAGCACAGACGCTTTGGCGCCCGTTCTCGCCGTCCTGGCCCAGCTGGTGCCGCATCCGCAACAGTCCGGCGCCGATCTGACCGAGTTGCTGCGCCGGTTGCGCACCGGCCTGCACGACACCCCGGACGGCCCGGTGCTCGACGCCGACATCGACGTGCGCGGGGTGCCCGTGCTGGCACCACTGCTGGGAGGAATCCGATGA
- a CDS encoding MlaD family protein, which translates to MQRLNLLRRREGRVADAAGIRRREIRLGIVGVALVVICAAAAGILYVVPFGKKTYTAELSEAQSVKVGDDIRVAGIPVGKVDALDLRPDRVRMRFTVDSDVFVGDQSSLDIRMLTIVGGNYVALFPAGRNPLGDKAIPVDRVHLPYSLVQTFQDAAQPLSQVDGDTLRRNLAALDTSIDAAPDALRTTLNTLGTYVDALNRQRTQVTNAIAVADEYVTMYDGAKHDLGRLMVNVNQMETLLADKRAELREGVRLLRAVIERVAALAPTYDTALKPKLQQLADALPQLEKLGGQLEPVLGSVRSLQSKFAQLSGTDGAATVDQSGQTVAAPGARLCIPVPGKDC; encoded by the coding sequence ATGCAACGGCTGAACCTGCTGCGCCGCCGTGAGGGCCGGGTCGCCGACGCGGCCGGTATCCGCCGCCGCGAGATCCGGCTGGGCATCGTCGGGGTGGCACTGGTCGTGATCTGCGCGGCCGCCGCCGGGATCCTGTACGTGGTGCCGTTCGGGAAGAAGACCTATACCGCCGAACTGTCGGAAGCGCAGTCGGTGAAGGTCGGCGACGACATCCGGGTGGCCGGAATCCCGGTCGGGAAGGTCGATGCGCTGGATCTGCGCCCGGATCGGGTGCGGATGCGATTCACCGTCGATTCCGACGTCTTCGTCGGTGACCAGTCCTCGCTGGACATCCGGATGCTGACCATCGTCGGCGGCAACTACGTGGCGTTGTTCCCGGCGGGGCGTAATCCGCTGGGCGACAAGGCGATCCCGGTCGACCGTGTGCACCTGCCCTACAGTCTGGTGCAGACCTTCCAGGACGCGGCGCAACCGCTGAGCCAGGTCGACGGCGACACCCTGCGCCGCAATCTCGCGGCACTGGACACCTCGATCGATGCCGCCCCCGACGCCCTGCGCACCACGCTGAACACCCTGGGCACCTACGTCGACGCCCTGAACCGCCAGCGCACCCAGGTGACAAACGCCATCGCCGTCGCCGACGAATACGTGACCATGTACGACGGCGCCAAACACGATCTGGGCCGGTTGATGGTCAATGTCAACCAGATGGAGACCCTGCTCGCCGACAAGCGCGCCGAACTGCGCGAGGGCGTACGGCTGCTGCGCGCGGTGATCGAGCGGGTCGCGGCGCTGGCGCCCACCTACGACACCGCCCTGAAACCGAAGCTCCAACAGCTCGCCGACGCCCTGCCGCAACTGGAGAAGCTGGGCGGGCAACTCGAACCGGTCCTCGGCTCGGTGCGGAGCCTGCAGTCGAAGTTCGCTCAGCTCAGCGGAACCGACGGCGCGGCGACGGTGGATCAGTCGGGACAGACCGTCGCGGCGCCCGGTGCGCGACTGTGTATTCCGGTGCCGGGGAAGGACTGCTGA